Proteins from a single region of Palaemon carinicauda isolate YSFRI2023 chromosome 1, ASM3689809v2, whole genome shotgun sequence:
- the LOC137653793 gene encoding uncharacterized protein isoform X2 translates to MDFILSVMQEDSMTRPDGTVITAKRGTPTLTKDAYPTIFHNPPEYTSRKVPPARRKPRKRKDEVCEQHFHPDDIVREMSAVDEKTGNRITAKLKRPFLKDNAVPTLFPNTPHHTVPSEIRRETPDCKSATEGAPVKAVYIFVPGRPSTSNNESSNLHWSRKDTTWLIGMYRQQSCLWNVKSADYKNRKMRLAALTAIKTELQKKHGDITIKDIKKKLDTLRNQYRREMRQLENSCKSGSLTDDVYSPKFWCFGDLSFLSDGDTMKTSPSNTNLDTFKEAVEEHYDHEVTGKDKEDENQNSKDVSFSAGNRQILPNVSLKKLLLSPTKGLMARDSEGLHCSGSESEGSLRASESQGSFIFSGKHKKKSVCANQVMALVTDSMHPLENDSRQECNSDSTRLELFSATGIKEEPTDFSHLCSDQDIPVEESNMTATNDKLRIKEIKVASQRDSLQEEFLSTNNNGPVELATVNSQFSGLDTYGKRKRRRNESYNEPGGLLGTGEAFVKSCKDQKEADTCDAFGRYIALQLKQLPIENALNLQMVIHNLVVQERLKVQQKEVSMKKSVVNTKASDDPTFGIHNSVKESSTNDYYMDNSTRKEATAMVNKKSSERSSSVKKTSKIEEHNKDRIQVQNPQKSSLRVTAAVMRQPDTFPEDSPGMTAAVNEQPDEVYNFENQSLLNITIDKQEFDDDFSYWDAPSPISVKSEAESISSG, encoded by the exons ATGGATTTCATACTGAGTGTCATGCAAG AAGACAGCATGacacgtcctgatggaactgtgatCACCGCTAAGAGGGGGACGCCAACTCTGACCAAGGATGCATACCCGACCATCTTTCATAATCCACCAGAATACACGTCACGGAAAGTACCACCAGCTCGTAGGAAACCGAGGAAAAGAAAAGACGAG GTTTGTGAACAGCATTTCCATCCTGATGATATTGTAAGGGAAATGTCTGCTGTTGATGAAAAAACAGGAAACAGAATTACTGCAAAATTAAAGCGTCCATTTCTTAAAGACAATGCTGTTCCCACCTTGTTTCCAAATACTCCTCATCATACGGTGCCATCAGAAATTCGAAGAGAGACACCAGACTGTAAAAGTGCGACAGAAGGCGCCCCAGTCAAAGCTGTGTATATATTTGTGCCTGGCCGTCCTTCTACTAGTAATAATGAATCCTCAAACCTTCATTGGTCCAGGAAAGATACCACATGGCTAATTGGTATGTACCGCCAACAGTCTTGTTTGTGGAACGTTAAAAGTGCTGATTATAAGAATAGGAAAATGCGTCTAGCAGCACTTACAGCAATAAAAAcagaattgcaaaagaagcatggcgATATTACCATCAAGGATATAAAAAAGAAACTAGATACTCTTCGAAATCAATACAGGCGGGAAATGCGACAGTTAGAAAACTCGTGCAAGTCAGGGTCTTTGACAGACGATGTTTACAGCCCCAAATTTTGGTGCTTTGGTGACctttctttccttagtgatggTGACACAATGAAGACATCTCCGTCAAACACCAATCTTGACACTTTCAAGGAAGCTGTGGAAGAACATTATGACCATGAG GTCACTGGGAAGGACAAAGAAGACGAGAACCAAAATTCGAAAGATGTTTCATTTTCTGCTGGCAACAGGCAAATTCTACCCAATGTTTCACTAAAGAAACTTTTATTATCACCCACTAAAGGATTGATGGCTAGAGATTCAGAAGGACTGCACTGTTCAGGATCAGAGAGTGAGGGATCACTCAGAGCATCGGAGAGTCAAggatcatttatattttcaggaaAACACAAAAAGAAATCAGTGTGTGCCAATCAAGTAATGGCTTTGGTTACAGATAGTATGCACCCTCTTGAGAATGATTCACGACAAGAATGCAATTCAGATTCTACAAGATTGGAATTATTTTCAGCAACAGGAATTAAAGAAGAGCCAACAGATTTCTCGCATTTATGTTCTGATCAGGATATCCCAGTTGAAGAAAGTAATATGACAGCAACTAACGATAAATTACGAATAAAAGAAATTAAGGTGGCTAGTCAGAGAGATTCTTTACAAGAAGAATTTTTGTCAACAAACAATAATGGACCCGTGGAACTTGCTACTGTTAACAGCCAATTTTCTGGGTTAGATACTTAtgggaaaaggaaaagaagaagaaatgagtCTTATAACGAGCCTGGGGGTCTGTTAGGAACTGGAGAAGCTTTTGTGAAAAGTTGTAAAGATCAAAAAGAGGCAGACACTTGTGATGCTTTTGGCAGATATATTGCCTTACAATTAAAACAGTTACCTATTGAAAATGCTTTAAATCTTCAAATGGTAATCCATAACCTAGTTGTTCAAGAACGCCTCAAGGTGCAACAAAAAGAGGTAAGCATGAAAAAGAGTGTTGTAAACACAAAAGCCAGTGACGATCCTACCTTTGGAATACACAATTCAGTAAAAGAAAGCTCAACTAATGATTATTATATGGACAATAGCACCAGAAAAGAAGCGACTGCGATGGTAAATAAGAAGTCAAGTGAGAGATCAAGTTCTGTAAAGAAAACTTCTAAAATTGAAGAGCATAACAAAGACAGGATTCAagtacaaaaccctcagaagagtaGCCTAAGGGTGACAGCTGCTGTAATGAGACAACCTGATACTTTTCCGGAAGATAGCCCCGGGATGACAGCTGCTGTAAACGAACAACCTGATGAGGTCTACAATTTTGAAAATCAAAGCCTATTGAATATCACAATTGATAAACAAGAATTCGATGATGATTTTAGTTATTGGGATGCGCCATCACCCATTTCAGTCAAATCTGAAGCAGAGAGCATTTCTTCAGGGTGA
- the LOC137653793 gene encoding uncharacterized protein isoform X1, with translation MPRSCCVPGCKSNYSSSDVSAFRFPRDEQRRQLWIKEIHRKDFTPTPNTIVCGKHFEERFILTEDSMTRPDGTVITAKRGTPTLTKDAYPTIFHNPPEYTSRKVPPARRKPRKRKDEVCEQHFHPDDIVREMSAVDEKTGNRITAKLKRPFLKDNAVPTLFPNTPHHTVPSEIRRETPDCKSATEGAPVKAVYIFVPGRPSTSNNESSNLHWSRKDTTWLIGMYRQQSCLWNVKSADYKNRKMRLAALTAIKTELQKKHGDITIKDIKKKLDTLRNQYRREMRQLENSCKSGSLTDDVYSPKFWCFGDLSFLSDGDTMKTSPSNTNLDTFKEAVEEHYDHEVTGKDKEDENQNSKDVSFSAGNRQILPNVSLKKLLLSPTKGLMARDSEGLHCSGSESEGSLRASESQGSFIFSGKHKKKSVCANQVMALVTDSMHPLENDSRQECNSDSTRLELFSATGIKEEPTDFSHLCSDQDIPVEESNMTATNDKLRIKEIKVASQRDSLQEEFLSTNNNGPVELATVNSQFSGLDTYGKRKRRRNESYNEPGGLLGTGEAFVKSCKDQKEADTCDAFGRYIALQLKQLPIENALNLQMVIHNLVVQERLKVQQKEVSMKKSVVNTKASDDPTFGIHNSVKESSTNDYYMDNSTRKEATAMVNKKSSERSSSVKKTSKIEEHNKDRIQVQNPQKSSLRVTAAVMRQPDTFPEDSPGMTAAVNEQPDEVYNFENQSLLNITIDKQEFDDDFSYWDAPSPISVKSEAESISSG, from the exons atgccaaggtcatgctgtgtgccgggttgtaaaagtaattattcaagCTCAGATGTTTCTGCGTTCCGCTTCCCAAGGGATGAACAACGACGGCAGCTTTGGATAAAAGAAATCCACAGAAAAGACTTTACACCTACGCCTAATACAATAGTTTGTGGGAAGCATTTTGAAGAACGTTTCATCCTTACAGAAGACAGCATGacacgtcctgatggaactgtgatCACCGCTAAGAGGGGGACGCCAACTCTGACCAAGGATGCATACCCGACCATCTTTCATAATCCACCAGAATACACGTCACGGAAAGTACCACCAGCTCGTAGGAAACCGAGGAAAAGAAAAGACGAG GTTTGTGAACAGCATTTCCATCCTGATGATATTGTAAGGGAAATGTCTGCTGTTGATGAAAAAACAGGAAACAGAATTACTGCAAAATTAAAGCGTCCATTTCTTAAAGACAATGCTGTTCCCACCTTGTTTCCAAATACTCCTCATCATACGGTGCCATCAGAAATTCGAAGAGAGACACCAGACTGTAAAAGTGCGACAGAAGGCGCCCCAGTCAAAGCTGTGTATATATTTGTGCCTGGCCGTCCTTCTACTAGTAATAATGAATCCTCAAACCTTCATTGGTCCAGGAAAGATACCACATGGCTAATTGGTATGTACCGCCAACAGTCTTGTTTGTGGAACGTTAAAAGTGCTGATTATAAGAATAGGAAAATGCGTCTAGCAGCACTTACAGCAATAAAAAcagaattgcaaaagaagcatggcgATATTACCATCAAGGATATAAAAAAGAAACTAGATACTCTTCGAAATCAATACAGGCGGGAAATGCGACAGTTAGAAAACTCGTGCAAGTCAGGGTCTTTGACAGACGATGTTTACAGCCCCAAATTTTGGTGCTTTGGTGACctttctttccttagtgatggTGACACAATGAAGACATCTCCGTCAAACACCAATCTTGACACTTTCAAGGAAGCTGTGGAAGAACATTATGACCATGAG GTCACTGGGAAGGACAAAGAAGACGAGAACCAAAATTCGAAAGATGTTTCATTTTCTGCTGGCAACAGGCAAATTCTACCCAATGTTTCACTAAAGAAACTTTTATTATCACCCACTAAAGGATTGATGGCTAGAGATTCAGAAGGACTGCACTGTTCAGGATCAGAGAGTGAGGGATCACTCAGAGCATCGGAGAGTCAAggatcatttatattttcaggaaAACACAAAAAGAAATCAGTGTGTGCCAATCAAGTAATGGCTTTGGTTACAGATAGTATGCACCCTCTTGAGAATGATTCACGACAAGAATGCAATTCAGATTCTACAAGATTGGAATTATTTTCAGCAACAGGAATTAAAGAAGAGCCAACAGATTTCTCGCATTTATGTTCTGATCAGGATATCCCAGTTGAAGAAAGTAATATGACAGCAACTAACGATAAATTACGAATAAAAGAAATTAAGGTGGCTAGTCAGAGAGATTCTTTACAAGAAGAATTTTTGTCAACAAACAATAATGGACCCGTGGAACTTGCTACTGTTAACAGCCAATTTTCTGGGTTAGATACTTAtgggaaaaggaaaagaagaagaaatgagtCTTATAACGAGCCTGGGGGTCTGTTAGGAACTGGAGAAGCTTTTGTGAAAAGTTGTAAAGATCAAAAAGAGGCAGACACTTGTGATGCTTTTGGCAGATATATTGCCTTACAATTAAAACAGTTACCTATTGAAAATGCTTTAAATCTTCAAATGGTAATCCATAACCTAGTTGTTCAAGAACGCCTCAAGGTGCAACAAAAAGAGGTAAGCATGAAAAAGAGTGTTGTAAACACAAAAGCCAGTGACGATCCTACCTTTGGAATACACAATTCAGTAAAAGAAAGCTCAACTAATGATTATTATATGGACAATAGCACCAGAAAAGAAGCGACTGCGATGGTAAATAAGAAGTCAAGTGAGAGATCAAGTTCTGTAAAGAAAACTTCTAAAATTGAAGAGCATAACAAAGACAGGATTCAagtacaaaaccctcagaagagtaGCCTAAGGGTGACAGCTGCTGTAATGAGACAACCTGATACTTTTCCGGAAGATAGCCCCGGGATGACAGCTGCTGTAAACGAACAACCTGATGAGGTCTACAATTTTGAAAATCAAAGCCTATTGAATATCACAATTGATAAACAAGAATTCGATGATGATTTTAGTTATTGGGATGCGCCATCACCCATTTCAGTCAAATCTGAAGCAGAGAGCATTTCTTCAGGGTGA